TGGCAGCAATCTGATGAAGATCATCAACGATGTGGCCAACAAATACAAGGTCATCACTATCGATGCGGCTTCCCCTACGGATGACCTCTATGATGCCACCAATTTCACACGATATTCTTTTATGACCTCTTTTTCCACCGAACAGGTCGGCCGGGGTCTTGCTTATTACTACGGACAAATCCGGAAAAAAGAAAAAAAGTTTTACATCCTCTGCCAGGACTACATGTTCGGTCATGCCCTGGCCTCAGGATTTAAGCATGGCTTGAAAGAATACTATCCGGAGGCCCAGATTGTCGGCGAGGATTACCATAAGCTGTTTCTGACCGACTTCGCCCCATACCTGACCAAGATCAAGGCCTCCGGGGCCGAGGTGGTGTTCACCGGAGACTGGATCCCGGACGCGGCTAATCTCCTGAAACAGGCCAGGCAACTGGGGATCACCCTTCCTTTCGCCCACATCTTCCTGGATGAACCCAACTTCCTTCATGAGGTCGGGGTGGAAGGGTCTAAAGGATTGGTTCAACTCAGCCAGATGTTTGTCGAGAATCCGGACTTTAAAACGCCGGATCAGACCAAGTATTATAAAACCTGGAACAACCTCTGGAAGACCAAGTGGAAAGACCCTTTCAATACCAGAAACTATGAACACGGAACCGGGACAGTAGGCTCCTACATTATGCAGACCTACTGGCTTCTGAGTGTCATCGAGCGGGCCGGAAGTCTGGATCCGGAAAAGATTATCAAGACCTGGGAGGGGGATTCCTTTCAGTATGTAAACGGGAAAATCCTAAAAATGCGTCCCTGCGATCACAAGGCCATCCAGGACCTGGGGGTAGGCGAATTTGTGCCTCCGGATCAGCAGAAGATGGCTATGAATATCCCGCCTTACTTTTGGTTTCAAGGAGCATCCTTTGTTGGCCCATCATTTAAGATCCCGGCGGCTAAAGTTTTGCCCTGGATGGATCAGACGTTGGATCGATGCAGAGGCAAGAATAATTGGGGGGAATGATCAAGCATACCAGGAGGCGAAAATGAACCGGATCGATTTTAAAAGTTATTCCAATTATTACCGCACATTTCTGTTCTTTATGCCCATCCTTGTGCTTTTCTCCAGTATCGGTTGGGCGCAGTCTCCGGTCAGCAGTCCGCTGGGTCCGGATATCGACCGATTGGCCAAGGAGGTGGAAGGCAGCGTGATTGAGTGGCGGCGGGATATACACCAGAATCCGGAGCTCTCCAATCGGGAGTTCAGAACTTCGAAAATTGTAGAGGGGCATCTGCGAAAGCTCGGACTGGAGGTGAAAACTAAGGTCGCCCACACGGGGGTTGTGGGGATTCTGCGAGGGCAGAAGGATACCCCGGTGATCGCTCTCCGGGCGGATATGGACGCACTCCCGATAACGGAGTTGGTGGAAGTGCCTTTTGCCTCTAAGAATAAAGGGGTGATGCATGCCTGTGGTCACGATAGCCACACCGCCATACTCATGGGAGTGGCTGAAATCCTGACGAAGATGCGAGACCGCTTGCCCGGAACGATAAAATTTATCTTCCAGCCGTCAGAAGAAGGGGCCCCTCCGGGAGAAGAAGGGGGAGCCGCTCTTATGATCAAAGAAGGAGTGCTTGAATCACCCAAGCCCGATGCTATTTTTGGCCTCCATGTGGCCACAGTTCCGACCGGGGTAATCGGAATCCGGGAAGGAGGGGCGATGGCCAGCGCGGATAGGTTTAAGATCGTCGTGAAAGGGAAGGGGTCTCACGGAGCCATGCCCTGGCTGGGAATGGATCCCATCGTGATTGCTTCCCAGATAGTCATGGGACTGCAAACCATCGTAAGCAGACAGACCGATCTCACCGCCACCCCCGCAGTAGTGACCGTTGGAATGATCAAGGGAGGCACCCGGCATAACATTATCCCAGCCGAAGTGGAGATGGAGGGAACGATCCGGGTCTTTGAATCCAAAATCCGGCTGAAGTTGCATGAACAAGTAAAAAAGACGGCCAGCTCTATTGCCGAGTCGGCCGGGGCGACTGCCGATGTCTCCGTTTTTTTAGACGGACCCATCGTCTATAATGATCCGAAACTGACCACCCGCATGATCCCCACCCTTCAAAGGATTGCCGGACCCGGAAAGGTGGGGCCACACCCCCAACTCACTGCAGGGGATGATTTCGCTTTCTATCAGGAAAAAGTCCCGGGAATATATTATTTCCTTGGCGTTCTCCCGCCAGGAAAGAAGCCGTTTCCCCCCCATACCCCTTATTTCTTTGTGGATGAGAAGGCCCTGATTTTCGGGGTTCGCACTATGGCGAATTTGGCGGTAGATTTCTTGGTAGATTTTACAGGTAATAAATGAGGATCATCTCCAAGAGAGTTGGGTGTCCGGCGCCCGGCATGGCAAAACTAATATTTAGTTGACCAATAAAAAACAGGAGGGAGGAAGAAAAAGAAAACGAAGTAGATGAAAGGAATGATCCCGTTATTGGTATTGGGCTTGTTGGCGGCGATTGCCGCCGCAGACGTAAAATCTGCCGAACCGCCCAAAGAAGTGGTTATTGGGTACACGGCGCCCCTTAGCGCCCGAATAAATAATGAAATAATGTTTGGCCTCCCCCACTCCGGTATTGGGGGGTGGGGGAGGGTCCAAAAACTTTGAGACTCACCCGATGAAGAAGTTGTTGAAATTCGAATGGAGGTTTTATGGCAACGATTCAAGATTACACCTCTGGTAAAGTTTGTAAGCATATTGAGCAGGCCTTTTCGATATTTAACTCCGTTGGTGGCTCATTAAATGAAAGTGAAGTTGGTAACGCTTTGCTAAATAATGTCAAAAGATCTGAACCTTTAAAATTAACTGCTGAAGAAGCTGTGAAATTGATCCAAGAATCGCAGCAGTGTGCAATAGGGGAGCGTATTTGCAGATCATTACATATGGATACCCCACTTACAGAATCCGTTTTTCTCGATGAATTGGCTGCCGGAATGGTCGAGGCTGGCAAAGCGAAATTTGTATCTAAAGAAGAGGCGATAGAAAACATTAAAAAGTATCAAAAGAAACCTATTATCGTTTCAAAGGTTTCTGGAAAGCATTCAGAGATTTGCCCAACATGGCCCAAAAAATGTATATATTGGAATATGGAAAAGCATAAGTTGAAATGCATTACAAGATAGGTGCATGTAATGGTTCTAAATTTTGAGGTTGGCAAGTCAACTAATTTGGAACTCAGTCCATTTAATCATCCTCAACCAGCCAATCTAATAACAGCATTGGGTTGGACCGTCCGAAGAGGTTGAATTAAAATTATATTCTCGAAAAGATGGGGCCAAAAATAGGCTTAAACCGGTTTTTTAGGCCCCCAAAACACGCTTTTAAGGAGCCCCCCCCACCTGGAAGAACGTTTGGTGTTCAGTGTTCGGCCTCCGGCCCAAAGGAGCCTACGCCCCAGAGGGAGTTCGGCGTTGGGATAAAGCCAAAAAGCTGAAGGCTTCAAATTCAAAGCCTGAATGCGCATTGAGAGCTATTCCGGCCACTTCGCAGGCTCCCCAAGTCGGAGGCCTTGCCCCTGAATCCTTTGTCATCGCCGACTTTTTTGGAGATGATCCAAAAATTCTTTTTTCGCCCGCTCTCCGCCTCAAGCGGAGCGCTCGAGCCCACAAAGATCGCTGCGGTAGTCATTTTTTGACCTGATTTTTTGAGAGGGAAAAATCAGGTCAACACTCTGACAAGGCTGCCTGGACCAGGGTAAATCGTGCCCAGTTAACGGTTCCGGTTGAACGGTTTCTGTAAAGGGTGTTCATTACATTCAAAAAAGTTCATCGGGGAGTTGGTTTTCAATCGGCTAACTCGTCCAGGGTCACGTATTCCCCTTTCCGGATTTCTTCCCTGGCCTTAGCGATTTTTCGGAGAAATTTTTCATCATGTTCGATTTTATAGTCGAACCAATCGTCCTCGTCGCGAAAT
This genomic interval from Deltaproteobacteria bacterium contains the following:
- a CDS encoding ABC transporter substrate-binding protein — encoded protein: MNAIGKFGRLLLVLPFIFSLLHLTILSPAQVLSANAAFDVKKMGDMSDFDPNNPAVTSGDTIKIAVVASFSGPAAKVGNIFYISVLWAAHDINKRGGILVDGKKKLVQVIKADHMSRPDQTKKICERMVLQEKVNVMWGTDGSNLMKIINDVANKYKVITIDAASPTDDLYDATNFTRYSFMTSFSTEQVGRGLAYYYGQIRKKEKKFYILCQDYMFGHALASGFKHGLKEYYPEAQIVGEDYHKLFLTDFAPYLTKIKASGAEVVFTGDWIPDAANLLKQARQLGITLPFAHIFLDEPNFLHEVGVEGSKGLVQLSQMFVENPDFKTPDQTKYYKTWNNLWKTKWKDPFNTRNYEHGTGTVGSYIMQTYWLLSVIERAGSLDPEKIIKTWEGDSFQYVNGKILKMRPCDHKAIQDLGVGEFVPPDQQKMAMNIPPYFWFQGASFVGPSFKIPAAKVLPWMDQTLDRCRGKNNWGE
- a CDS encoding amidohydrolase, which gives rise to MPILVLFSSIGWAQSPVSSPLGPDIDRLAKEVEGSVIEWRRDIHQNPELSNREFRTSKIVEGHLRKLGLEVKTKVAHTGVVGILRGQKDTPVIALRADMDALPITELVEVPFASKNKGVMHACGHDSHTAILMGVAEILTKMRDRLPGTIKFIFQPSEEGAPPGEEGGAALMIKEGVLESPKPDAIFGLHVATVPTGVIGIREGGAMASADRFKIVVKGKGSHGAMPWLGMDPIVIASQIVMGLQTIVSRQTDLTATPAVVTVGMIKGGTRHNIIPAEVEMEGTIRVFESKIRLKLHEQVKKTASSIAESAGATADVSVFLDGPIVYNDPKLTTRMIPTLQRIAGPGKVGPHPQLTAGDDFAFYQEKVPGIYYFLGVLPPGKKPFPPHTPYFFVDEKALIFGVRTMANLAVDFLVDFTGNK
- a CDS encoding type II toxin-antitoxin system Phd/YefM family antitoxin, which translates into the protein MKRHTMSEAKNDSCSIIREAEKEEILITRHGKPAAVVIGFRDEDDWFDYKIEHDEKFLRKIAKAREEIRKGEYVTLDELAD